A region from the Drosophila mauritiana strain mau12 chromosome 2L, ASM438214v1, whole genome shotgun sequence genome encodes:
- the LOC117140746 gene encoding actin-binding protein IPP, whose translation MPPLKTYQIHEYNGNTSPNANANQNANQNPTGGGDGDFFGQNLGSGATAASHRTNLPSYCNAQYPFKVLSNLNQLREQSRFCDVEIIAGMATLSAHRAVLSAASAYFEAMFRPELGLNEVKQKSVVLHTIDGDILHILLDFIYTGRCEITQSNVQELLAAADMLQLNEVVDGCCEFLCRELHASNALGILRFAEAHNCESLAKSALNFVHANFPAITLEDEFLETPQTLLSQLLNSELLRVDSESQVFQAALRWIKHDVTQRRCYVFDVLSHVRMALVPVKVIDKALKDDCRDMSVKIALRSICRDIASKRGQLVPLRVCPRQLAKKNIYIIGGSHRDTPRTWNSADCIFETVAKFDIFRREWTETAPMEVGRILPGVSALNGKIYVVGGERGSQILANGEVYDPQNDVWQPIAPMIVPRCEFGLCTMGGNLFAVGGWIGDDIGGSMECYDPEQDLWKLMGSMPQPRFSMGVVSFEGLIYIVGGCTTTTRHLPDLISFNPVTKEWNELARMQTARCQMGVAVLDRYLYVVGGSSISQDILSSVERYSFDEDKWTTVCALNVPRAIPAVAAADGLLYVAGGDQPCEVNFYRAQVTINAVECYDPLSDTWKNCPDLPVSRSEAGAVVV comes from the exons ATGCCACCGTTGAAAACATACCAGATACACGAATACAATGGCAATACCAGTCCGAATGCGAATGCCAATCAGAACGCCAATCAGAATCCCACCGGCGGCGGCGACGGTGACTTCTTTGGCCAAAATCTGGGATCTGGGGCCACAGCAGCCAGCCATCGCACAAACCTGCCCTCCTACTGCAACGCCCAGTATCCGTTCAAGGTGCTCTCCAATCTCAACCAACTGCGCGAGCAGTCCCGCTTCTGCGACGTGGAGATTATCGCCGGAATGGCCACATTGAGTGCCCACCGGGCTGTCCTGAGTGCAGCCAGTGCCTACTTCGAGGCCATGTTTCGACCCGAGCTCGGGTTAAATGAGGTCAAGCAAAAATCCGTGGTGCTGCACACAATTGACGGCGATATCCTGCACATCCTGCTTGACTTCATCTATACGGGTCGCTGCGAAATCACCCAG TCCAATGTCCAGGAACTGCTGGCCGCCGCCGACATGCTGCAGCTGAACGAGGTGGTCGACGGGTGCTGCGAGTTCCTCTGCCGCGAGCTGCACGCCTCCAATGCCCTGGGCATTTTACGCTTCGCCGAGGCCCACAACTGCGAGTCGTTGGCCAAGAGTGCACTGAACTTTGTCCACGCCAATTTCCCAGCG ATAACGCTTGAAGATGAGTTCCTAGAAACGCCACAGACCCTACTCTCGCAGCTACTGAACTCGGAGCTGCTGCGTGTGGACTCCGAGTCGCAGGTGTTCCAGGCAGCGCTCCGTTGGATTAAGCACGACGTGACGCAGCGCCGCTGCTACGTCTTCGATGTCCTGTCCCACGTGCGCATGGCGCTTGTTCCGGTGAAGGTGATCGACAAGGCTCTGAAGGACGACTGTCGCGACATGTCCGTGAAGATAGCCCTGCGTTCCATTTGCCGGGACATTGCGTCCAAGCGCGGACAATTGGTGCCGCTGCGGGTCTGTCCCCGTCAGCTGGccaagaaaaatatatatatcattgGTGGATCTCATCGGGATACGCCGCGAACATGGAACTCGGCCGACTGCATCTTCGAGACGGTGGCGAAATTCGATATATTCCGGCGCGAGTGGACGGAAACGGCGCCTATGGAGGTGGGCCGCATCCTGCCAGGTGTATCAGCATTGAATGGCAAGATCTATGTGGTAGGAGGAGAGCGCGGTTCACAGATTCTGGCCAATGGCGAGGTCTATGATCCACAGAACGATGTTTGGCAACCGATTGCCCCGATGATTGTGCCGCGCTGCGAGTTCGGTCTTTGCACCATGGGCGGAAATCTGTTTGCCGTAGGCGGTTGGATAGGCGACGACATCGGCGGCTCCATGGAGTGCTATGATCCGGAGCAGGATCTCTGGAAATTAATGGGCAGCATGCCGCAGCCCAGATTCAGCATGGGTGTGGTCAGTTTCGAGGGTCTCATTTACATTGTAGGTGGCTGCACAACTACAACCCGTCATCTGCCTGATTTAATTAG CTTCAACCCAGTGACGAAAGAGTGGAACGAGCTGGCCCGCATGCAAACAGCTCGCTGTCAAATGGGTGTGGCCGTTCTGGATCGGTACTTGTATGTGGTTGGGGGCAGTAGCATCAGCCAGGACATTCTCAGCTCCGTGGAACGCTACAGCTTCGACGAGGACAAGTGGACTACAGTGTGTGCACTAAACGTGCCCAGAGCCATTCCTGCCGTGGCCGCCGCCGATGGCCTACTCTACGTAGCTGGCGGTGATCAG CCCTGTGAGGTAAACTTCTACCGAGCCCAAGTGACTATCAATGCTGTCGAATGTTATGATCCGCTTTCGGACACCTGGAAGAATTGTCCCGATCTACCAGTTAGCCGTTCGGAGGCCGGAGCTGTGGTTGTTTAG
- the LOC117140757 gene encoding peptide chain release factor 1-like, mitochondrial: MMSRKLLNLRLGYLARRLASTDPLSIQNEKLQAYLESLRQEYYAVRVNAAGNSKSYARLAQLEGVVSALEQRRVLERHITSAKDMEAEKDEDMRELMREENEVYVDLLGKQDQALLQELLTLSDDEEYPALIFGLNAGAGGQEAMLFAQELYEMYTGYFDHMGWEWEEFASESTDIGGLRHASLMVSGEDAFRWLRYEAGVHRVQRVPATEKSGRMHTSTASITVIPRPADIQVHIAEKDLKIETKRASGAGGQHVNTTDSAVRIVHLPTGLAVEAQSERSQLKNRELAMKRLRSRLVQQQLESVEASKMATKKAQQGSLNRNEKIRTYNFVQDRITDHRIQGGTLHNLDGFLKGGDQLSGLIEKLQLEHRRERLKELLDTWEPPKEAIEKN; this comes from the coding sequence ATGATGTCACGTAAACTACTAAACCTCCGCCTGGGATACCTGGCACGTCGCTTGGCCAGCACAGATCCGCTGAGCATTCAGAACGAGAAGCTTCAGGCTTATTTGGAGTCCCTGCGCCAGGAATACTACGCCGTGCGAGTCAACGCCGCCGGAAACAGCAAATCCTACGCCCGTCTCGCCCAGCTGGAGGGCGTGGTCAGTGCCCTGGAGCAGCGACGCGTACTGGAACGGCACATCACCAGTGCCAAGGACATGGAAGCGGAGAAGGACGAGGATATGCGTGAGCTGATGCGTGAAGAGAACGAAGTCTATGTGGATCTACTGGGCAAGCAGGATCAGGCCTTACTGCAGGAGCTTCTAACGCTCTCTGACGATGAGGAGTATCCGGCTCTGATCTTCGGCCTCAATGCCGGCGCCGGTGGCCAGGAGGCAATGCTATTCGCCCAAGAACTGTACGAGATGTACACCGGCTACTTCGACCACATGGGCTGGGAGTGGGAGGAGTTTGCCAGTGAGAGCACCGACATCGGAGGTCTGCGGCACGCCAGTCTGATGGTGAGTGGCGAGGATGCCTTCCGTTGGTTGCGCTATGAGGCTGGAGTTCACCGGGTACAGCGGGTGCCGGCTACTGAAAAGTCTGGACGCATGCACACTAGCACCGCCTCGATAACCGTAATTCCTCGACCCGCCGACATCCAAGTGCACATTGCTGAGAAGGATCTGAAGATCGAGACGAAGCGAGCGAGTGGAGCTGGTGGCCAGCATGTTAACACCACCGACTCGGCTGTGCGAATTGTCCATCTACCTACGGGTCTGGCGGTGGAGGCGCAATCGGAACGCTCCCAGCTCAAGAACCGTGAGCTAGCGATGAAGCGTTTACGGTCGCGACTTGTGCAACAGCAGTTGGAGAGCGTAGAGGCTAGCAAGATGGCCACCAAGAAGGCGCAACAGGGTAGCCTCAATCGCAATGAGAAGATCCGTACCTACAATTTCGTCCAGGATCGCATCACGGATCATCGAATTCAGGGCGGTACGCTGCACAACCTCGATGGTTTCCTCAAGGGCGGCGATCAACTGAGTGGACTCATAGAGAAGTTGCAACTGGAACATCGAAGGGAACGACTAAAGGAGCTGTTGGATACGTGGGAGCCGCCAAAGGAAGCTATTGAGAAGAACTAG